A single Streptomyces sannanensis DNA region contains:
- a CDS encoding MerR family transcriptional regulator, producing MEWSIQEIARKAGTTSRTLRHYGELGLLVPSRIGSNGYRYYDQEALVRLQRVLLLRELGLSLPAIKDVLEGQWDTAAALRTHLRLLEQERERIGRQIASVRTTLRKTEEGEELMAEEVFDGFDHTQYEQEVTERWGREAYERSDRWWRSLGEGERKAFIREQLDIGRDYGRAATAGLAADSDEVQAITRRHHGWLSRTTTPTREYFIGLGQMYVDDPRFTANYDKHGEGTALLVRDAMKVYAERHLA from the coding sequence ATGGAGTGGTCGATCCAGGAGATTGCCCGTAAGGCCGGGACGACGAGCCGCACGCTGCGCCACTACGGCGAGCTGGGGCTGCTGGTGCCGAGCCGGATCGGGAGCAACGGCTACCGCTACTACGACCAGGAAGCCCTGGTCAGGCTGCAGCGCGTTCTGCTTCTGCGTGAGCTCGGGCTGTCCCTGCCCGCCATCAAGGACGTACTCGAAGGGCAGTGGGACACGGCCGCCGCTCTGCGGACGCATCTGCGGCTGCTGGAGCAGGAGCGCGAGCGCATCGGGCGGCAGATCGCATCGGTGCGGACCACTCTCCGGAAGACCGAGGAAGGGGAGGAACTGATGGCCGAGGAAGTGTTCGACGGCTTCGATCACACGCAGTACGAGCAGGAGGTGACCGAGCGCTGGGGCCGTGAGGCGTACGAGCGAAGTGACCGCTGGTGGCGTTCGCTCGGGGAAGGGGAGAGGAAGGCGTTCATCCGCGAGCAACTGGACATCGGCCGGGACTACGGGCGGGCCGCGACGGCCGGGCTGGCCGCCGACAGCGACGAAGTGCAGGCGATCACCCGGCGGCACCACGGGTGGCTGTCGCGGACGACGACGCCGACCAGGGAGTACTTCATCGGGCTCGGGCAGATGTACGTCGACGACCCCCGCTTCACCGCGAACTACGACAAGCACGGGGAGGGCACGGCCTTGCTCGTACGGGACGCGATGAAGGTGTACGCCGAGCGGCACCTGGCGTAG
- a CDS encoding LPXTG cell wall anchor domain-containing protein: MSTRIVTTRRLRSAAAGVVVAAVAGGVLMPLSAQAAPVAADGKPLTIELGAPAPAGPLTRGGETESFSFTVKNSSDQPVDFQPWMVAQSDGPSPIAASQIVFDVEPVNAPATDEVVGQQDTSAQGIFYPAEKGEGSTFAVPAKGELSWKVTVGLGKNYPTNNGNLKLTAADLGGRAAQQESVVFDIEPKIKSGELSTWFGNGPEGVIRPGTPQNLNFYLKAEGEGGFDSALVTRLQVETTADGSPSPELGIEVYDEAGRTWKKLKPLAGYVHMWQLPDVPKGFGADGQVKSFPLRVSVLGLNGIKKDTAVTLQAGVALAEGNTFPFAGARGKITVGPKTGADNPGGKPSASPSPSPSATTSASPSPSATPSATETTSAPAATGGSNLTTTGELASTGSDNTSVYGAAAAALVAVGAVVAWFGVRRRRAQG; encoded by the coding sequence ATGTCCACTCGTATCGTCACCACCCGCCGTCTCCGTTCCGCGGCTGCCGGTGTCGTCGTCGCCGCTGTCGCCGGTGGCGTGCTGATGCCGCTGTCCGCGCAGGCCGCTCCGGTCGCCGCCGACGGCAAGCCGCTCACCATCGAGCTCGGCGCCCCGGCCCCGGCCGGGCCGCTGACGCGGGGCGGTGAGACGGAGTCCTTCTCGTTCACCGTGAAGAACTCCTCGGACCAGCCGGTGGACTTCCAGCCGTGGATGGTCGCGCAGTCGGACGGGCCGAGCCCGATAGCCGCCTCCCAGATCGTCTTCGACGTCGAGCCCGTGAACGCTCCGGCGACCGACGAGGTCGTCGGCCAGCAGGACACCTCCGCGCAGGGCATCTTCTACCCCGCGGAGAAGGGGGAGGGCAGCACGTTCGCGGTGCCGGCGAAGGGCGAGCTGAGCTGGAAGGTCACCGTCGGCCTCGGCAAGAACTACCCCACCAACAACGGGAACCTGAAGCTGACCGCGGCCGACCTGGGAGGACGGGCCGCGCAGCAGGAATCCGTCGTCTTCGACATCGAGCCGAAGATCAAGTCCGGTGAGCTGTCCACCTGGTTCGGCAACGGACCGGAGGGTGTGATCCGCCCGGGCACGCCGCAGAACCTCAACTTCTACCTCAAGGCCGAGGGCGAGGGCGGCTTCGACTCCGCACTGGTCACCCGGTTGCAGGTCGAGACGACCGCTGACGGCTCGCCCTCCCCCGAGCTGGGCATCGAGGTGTACGACGAGGCGGGCCGCACCTGGAAGAAGCTCAAGCCGCTCGCGGGTTACGTCCACATGTGGCAGCTCCCGGACGTCCCCAAGGGCTTCGGCGCGGATGGTCAGGTCAAGAGCTTCCCGCTGCGGGTGAGTGTCCTCGGCCTGAACGGCATCAAGAAGGACACCGCGGTCACCCTGCAGGCCGGTGTCGCTCTGGCCGAGGGCAACACGTTCCCGTTCGCCGGCGCCCGCGGCAAGATCACGGTGGGCCCGAAGACCGGTGCCGACAACCCGGGCGGGAAGCCGTCGGCGAGCCCGAGCCCGAGCCCGTCCGCCACCACCTCCGCCTCGCCCTCGCCCTCGGCCACGCCGTCCGCCACGGAGACCACGTCCGCGCCGGCCGCGACGGGCGGCAGCAACCTCACCACCACGGGTGAACTCGCCAGCACGGGCTCCGACAACACCTCCGTGTACGGCGCCGCTGCCGCCGCGCTGGTCGCGGTGGGAGCCGTGGTTGCCTGGTTCGGCGTGCGTCGCCGCCGCGCCCAGGGGTGA
- a CDS encoding LuxR C-terminal-related transcriptional regulator, which yields MLTTLGLDAVSESVYRAMLRQPASGVAELAATLGLPEAETRHALDVLSELALVRPWSEPPGQLRAVSPDIGMEILMARQQAELAAQQQRLEASRAAAAQLISEYAELRPAGVHPDVVQLVGIDQIRDWIARSTPEVKNELMAFSPGPLTAENVAASRGPNTELLSRGVIMRTVMLDSTRNSRISVDQANWLAERGGQVRTVPSLPTRLIIMDRSRALFPVSSDDTAAGAVALTGQGTLTALCALFESVWATAQPLGEVAPLDPHGLTGQEATAIRLLAEGLTDEAIAKRLGVSPRTARRLATDLMDRLGARSRFEAGVRAVQHGWLPAHR from the coding sequence ATGCTGACCACACTTGGCCTGGACGCCGTGTCCGAATCCGTCTACCGGGCCATGCTCAGACAGCCCGCGTCCGGCGTCGCCGAACTGGCCGCCACGCTGGGCCTCCCGGAAGCCGAGACGCGCCACGCCCTCGACGTGCTCAGTGAACTCGCGCTCGTACGCCCCTGGTCGGAGCCCCCCGGACAGCTGCGGGCCGTGTCACCCGACATCGGGATGGAGATCCTGATGGCCCGCCAGCAGGCCGAGCTGGCGGCCCAGCAGCAGCGCCTGGAGGCGTCTCGAGCGGCCGCGGCCCAGCTGATCTCGGAGTACGCCGAACTGCGCCCGGCAGGCGTCCATCCGGATGTCGTCCAGCTGGTCGGAATCGACCAGATCCGCGATTGGATCGCCCGTTCCACCCCCGAGGTGAAGAACGAGCTCATGGCGTTCTCCCCCGGCCCCCTCACAGCCGAGAACGTCGCCGCGTCACGGGGCCCGAACACGGAGCTGCTGAGCCGCGGCGTGATCATGCGTACGGTCATGCTCGACAGCACCCGCAACAGCCGCATCTCAGTGGACCAGGCCAACTGGCTGGCCGAGCGGGGCGGGCAGGTGCGCACCGTTCCCTCCCTGCCCACTCGCCTGATCATCATGGACCGGTCCCGCGCCCTCTTCCCGGTCAGCAGCGACGACACCGCCGCAGGTGCGGTGGCCCTCACCGGGCAGGGCACCCTGACCGCGCTGTGCGCGCTCTTCGAGAGCGTCTGGGCAACCGCCCAGCCCCTCGGCGAAGTGGCCCCCCTCGACCCGCACGGCCTCACCGGCCAGGAGGCCACGGCGATCCGCCTCCTCGCCGAAGGCCTCACCGACGAAGCCATCGCCAAACGCCTGGGCGTCTCTCCCCGCACCGCCCGCCGGCTCGCCACCGACCTGATGGACCGCCTCGGTGCCCGCTCCCGCTTCGAGGCCGGAGTCCGCGCGGTCCAGCACGGCTGGCTCCCGGCCCACCGCTAG
- a CDS encoding DUF3885 domain-containing protein codes for MTPSDNRGTLSLDAAWESNWPGTLPLGHLLRSAWPDRWVRFHSLPESKRYADTEAEFKRPVRFPPGGALCRDRPHRGGACRPCSGDRSRCS; via the coding sequence GTGACGCCTTCCGATAACCGCGGAACGCTCAGCCTTGATGCGGCGTGGGAGTCCAACTGGCCGGGCACGTTGCCCCTCGGTCATCTCCTGCGCTCGGCTTGGCCGGACCGCTGGGTCCGTTTCCACAGCCTTCCGGAGTCCAAGCGGTATGCCGACACCGAGGCGGAGTTCAAGCGTCCTGTCCGGTTTCCCCCGGGCGGGGCGCTCTGCCGTGATCGCCCTCATCGCGGCGGCGCTTGCCGCCCTTGTAGCGGCGACCGGTCTCGATGTTCGTGA